Genomic DNA from Candidatus Nitrosopumilus koreensis AR1:
TTCTGTACCTAGAGAATAGGCAATAACTCCCAAACCTATAACTCCGATTATCACTGCTATGATAATCCCAGATTTCATATATCATTATGGTGACTTAGCTATAAAAATTAGGATCATGAAAAAAATTTTAACACGGTCATCATTCTAGATTATATTGCAAACGATTGCTATAATTTTGTTATTTGCATTAAGTTTTAACTTGGCTTTTGCAGATGAAATTTTTATTACCAAAAGAACAGATGGCGATAAAACAATTTTTGATGGAAAATGGACGTTCTTACAAGAATGGAAAACGACAAGTGAAGATAAAATTAATTTTGATCAAGGCAAATATTTTGTTATGAAAACTGGTCATGACTATGAAAACATCTATGTCTTGATTGATTTTGTATCTGACAAAAAAAATGATACTAATATTGACAAAGCAATAATATGTTTTGATACAAAAAATGAAAAAAACAAAATTCCTGACTCTAATGATTTTTGTTTCTGGATAGCATCTGGTTCTAAACACCCAACTACAATTTCAGGCAATTCAGATTTCTCTAGTGTTGGAAACTGGAAAAATATCCCTAACCATCATTTACTTATTGCTGTAGCAGGCGTTTCAGATCAAAATGATAGATACAGTACTATCCCTCATATGACATACGAATTTAAAATTCCAATTGAACAAATTGGTAAAAATGATGTTTATGGTTTCTACATTACAGTTTATGATGGGTCTGAACAGAAATGGTTTAGTTGGCCAGTAAATGCAAATTCTATCAAATACCCATTTATTGCATCGCCAAGTCTCTGGGGAGATCTAATTTCTCCTGACAAATCAATTCCAGAATTTGGATACCCAATACTCTTAACTATTCCAGTGTTTCTGATGATAATTTACCTGTCCAAGAAAAATTTTTCTATATATAAGGCAAGAGATTTTCTTTAAAAAAATTAACACACATAGCCTTCAAATTAAAATTAAGATTTAATATCTAACAAATTTTTGTGTCTTAATAATGTCACAGCATGAGATTCAAGAAAATGGGCAAGTTTCTATTATAATCCCAACATATAACGAATCTCAAAATATTCTCAATATATTAAAATCAATAAAGGATAATTTACCAAAAAATATTTCAGCACAAGCAATTGTTGTTGATGACAACTCCCCTGATGGAACAGGAAAAATAGTTGAAGATTACTTAAAAAATTTCAAAAAAATTACAAATTATACAATTGAGATAATTCATAGAAGAACAAAAAATGGTTTAGGTTCTGCAATACTAAAAGGCATACAGCAGTCAACAGGTGATACAATTGTTGTAATGGATAGTGATTTTTCTCATCCTCCACATGTGGTTCCAAAATTAATTGAATCAATAAAAAAACATCATTGTGATATCGCAGTTGCATCACGTTACATAAAAGGTGGAAAGATTGAAAATTGGTCTGTAAAACGAAAACTAATCAGCAAGTTTGCAACATTGATTGCAAAAAAAGGATTAGGAATTAACACTAAAGATCCAATGTCTGGCTTTTTTGCATTTAAGAAAAATATTCTAACTGGGTTAAACATTGATGCAATTGGATACAAAATCCTTTTAGAAATTCTAGTTAAAGCAAAAAATGTATCAATTAAAGAAATTCCATATACCTTTCAAGATAGGAAATTTGGTTCAAGTAAACTAGGTTTGAAAACCGTTATAGATTACTACAAATCAGTTTGGAAACTGTATCGTTTTGGAAAACCACAAGAAGAACAAGAAAAACGCAGATCTGTAAAATTCCTCTACAAGGCTGCAAGATTTTACACAGTAGGTGCCTCTGGATTTGTTGTAAACTATTTGATCTCATTATTGTTTGCAGGTGGTATTTCCGATATGTGGTATCTGCATGCAAATGTAATTGGAATACTTGCTTCAATTACAACTAATTTCATCTTAAACAAGGCTTGGACTTTTGGTGATAGAGACTTTAGAATTAAAAGAACAATGTCACAGTATGGAAAGTTTGCCATGTTTAGCTCTTTAGGTGCACTAATACAATTGGGAATGGTCTATTTCCTAGTAGATGGTGCAGAGATTTCGTATCCATTAGCGTTAATCTTAGCAGTAGTAACAGCTGCATTTGGAAACTTTGTATTAAATAAGAAATTTACTTTCAAAGAAAACCTACTAAACTAGTTTTAAGAAATTAAAATAAAAAGAATAACTTACGTCTTTTCCCAACTACTCAAAGGTAGAAGTAGAGGTTCCTG
This window encodes:
- a CDS encoding glycosyltransferase gives rise to the protein MSQHEIQENGQVSIIIPTYNESQNILNILKSIKDNLPKNISAQAIVVDDNSPDGTGKIVEDYLKNFKKITNYTIEIIHRRTKNGLGSAILKGIQQSTGDTIVVMDSDFSHPPHVVPKLIESIKKHHCDIAVASRYIKGGKIENWSVKRKLISKFATLIAKKGLGINTKDPMSGFFAFKKNILTGLNIDAIGYKILLEILVKAKNVSIKEIPYTFQDRKFGSSKLGLKTVIDYYKSVWKLYRFGKPQEEQEKRRSVKFLYKAARFYTVGASGFVVNYLISLLFAGGISDMWYLHANVIGILASITTNFILNKAWTFGDRDFRIKRTMSQYGKFAMFSSLGALIQLGMVYFLVDGAEISYPLALILAVVTAAFGNFVLNKKFTFKENLLN